From the Nonlabens marinus S1-08 genome, one window contains:
- the fsa gene encoding fructose-6-phosphate aldolase, with the protein MKFFIDTANLEQIADAQDLGVLDGVTTNPSLMAKEGITGQDNIINHYKKICEIVDGDVSAEVISTDFDGMVREGEALAKLHKQIVVKIPMIKDGVKAIKYFSDKGIKTNCTLVFSAGQALLAAKAGATYVSPFIGRLDDISTDGLNLIAEIRLIYDNYGFETEILAASVRHTMHILECAKLGADVMTGPLSSIEGLLKHPLTDIGLAKFLEDYKKGNS; encoded by the coding sequence ATGAAGTTTTTTATTGATACCGCAAATCTGGAACAGATTGCAGATGCTCAAGATCTAGGCGTACTGGATGGAGTGACTACCAACCCAAGTCTTATGGCTAAAGAAGGTATTACGGGACAAGATAATATCATCAACCACTATAAGAAAATTTGTGAAATTGTTGACGGCGATGTGAGTGCCGAGGTAATTTCAACAGATTTTGACGGTATGGTGCGCGAGGGAGAAGCTCTTGCAAAACTTCACAAACAGATAGTTGTTAAAATTCCTATGATCAAAGATGGTGTAAAAGCGATCAAGTATTTTTCTGATAAAGGAATAAAAACCAATTGTACTCTCGTTTTTAGTGCTGGACAAGCCTTGCTTGCTGCTAAAGCTGGTGCAACTTATGTTTCTCCATTTATCGGGAGATTAGACGATATAAGTACAGACGGGCTGAACCTCATTGCAGAGATCCGTTTGATATATGACAATTATGGATTTGAAACAGAGATCTTAGCAGCGTCGGTACGTCATACCATGCATATTTTAGAATGCGCTAAACTAGGAGCTGATGTAATGACTGGACCATTATCTTCTATTGAAGGTTTGTTAAAACACCCATTGACAGATATAGGACTGGCTAAGTTCCTTGAGGATTATAAAAAAGGAAACTCCTAA
- a CDS encoding rhomboid family intramembrane serine protease, with protein MFDNISPVVKNLLILNVVVFIGAGFIAPELSDDLTLWYYQNPKFQVWQIVTHMFMHGSIMHIVFNMYALLIFGPPLERWMGTNKFIFFYFASGIGAYLLTTVIDFIEYQSIVSELAGQGYGAQEITEIIFTPNRGTNLWQGMVGASGCIFGVLAGFAYMYPNIKLQILFIPYPIAAKWLIGAYVLYETLSTFGILSLQDNVGHAAHLGGAIFGFIMVWYWKRNDMDSYRID; from the coding sequence ATGTTTGATAACATTTCACCAGTAGTAAAGAATTTGCTCATTTTAAATGTAGTCGTCTTTATAGGTGCTGGTTTTATAGCCCCAGAACTCTCTGATGATTTAACCTTGTGGTATTATCAAAATCCTAAATTTCAGGTTTGGCAAATCGTGACCCACATGTTTATGCATGGCAGTATCATGCATATTGTATTCAATATGTACGCTTTGCTCATCTTTGGTCCACCGCTGGAGCGATGGATGGGAACTAACAAGTTCATTTTTTTCTACTTTGCCTCTGGAATCGGTGCTTATTTATTGACAACAGTTATTGATTTTATAGAATATCAAAGTATTGTAAGTGAGTTGGCTGGTCAAGGTTATGGAGCACAGGAAATAACAGAGATCATTTTCACTCCTAATCGCGGCACTAATTTATGGCAAGGAATGGTAGGCGCCAGCGGTTGTATCTTCGGTGTGTTAGCTGGTTTTGCTTACATGTATCCTAATATAAAACTACAGATCTTATTTATACCTTACCCCATTGCTGCAAAATGGCTGATAGGCGCTTATGTGTTGTATGAAACATTGAGTACATTCGGGATATTAAGTTTACAAGATAATGTAGGACATGCGGCGCATTTAGGCGGTGCCATCTTTGGATTTATTATGGTCTGGTACTGGAAGCGCAATGATATGGACAGTTATAGAATTGATTGA
- the mutL gene encoding DNA mismatch repair endonuclease MutL — protein sequence MSDIIRLLPDHVANQIAAGEVVQRPASVVKELMENAIDASAKAITLIIKDAGKTLVQVIDDGKGMSTTDARMAFERHATSKISTAQDLFNLATKGFRGEALASVAAIAHVSVKTRRENDDLGTQIDIEGSKVTSQEPVVTPVGTMISVRNLFYNVPARRKFLKSDSVELRNITNEFHRVAMAHPQIAFRFVNNDSELFNLPASTYRHRIVNIMGSRVDDKLVPIKEQTELVNIQGYVGKPEFARKTKGLQYFFVNDRFIKHSYLHHAVVSAFEGLLPDKANPSYFLYLDVPPDSVDINIHPTKTEVKFEDEHSLYAIVRASVKHALGQFSIDAIDFQKDTELDLPYETIKNGAQAPRIEVDPDFNPFQPSGSSHSQKTNSHYHPKPAGNWDALYAGLEEKSTLTDEGSLEPASETLFSSTESTTTNIFQLQRKYIISTLQSGLLVINQNRAHERVLYEQLLRQLTVQNGVSQQLLFPIQWERPIEEVQILSQLQQELESVGFLFKNIGQNIVEIEGLPLDLKSADVESLLDSIIKFQQEELPDANFSHVDRLASRMATSMALKTGDALNAQQMQQLIDELFACKEPELTAQGKKVFTTITGEHLNAKFN from the coding sequence ATGTCAGACATCATTCGTTTATTACCAGATCATGTAGCAAACCAGATTGCGGCCGGTGAGGTTGTCCAAAGACCAGCTAGTGTGGTTAAAGAATTGATGGAAAATGCGATTGACGCTTCCGCGAAAGCGATTACCCTCATCATTAAGGATGCTGGTAAAACATTAGTCCAGGTCATCGACGACGGTAAAGGAATGAGCACCACTGATGCCCGAATGGCATTTGAACGTCACGCCACTTCTAAGATTTCCACTGCACAAGATTTATTCAATTTGGCCACCAAAGGTTTTAGAGGAGAAGCCTTAGCCTCTGTAGCTGCAATCGCGCATGTGAGTGTCAAAACCAGACGGGAAAATGACGATCTAGGCACCCAGATCGACATTGAAGGTAGTAAAGTGACATCTCAAGAACCTGTAGTAACTCCTGTCGGAACCATGATCAGCGTTCGTAATTTATTTTACAACGTTCCTGCTCGTAGAAAATTCTTGAAATCTGACAGCGTGGAGCTGCGCAATATTACCAACGAGTTCCATCGCGTTGCGATGGCGCATCCACAGATTGCTTTTCGCTTTGTGAACAATGACAGCGAGCTGTTCAATCTGCCGGCCAGCACCTACAGGCATCGCATTGTCAATATCATGGGTTCCCGAGTCGACGATAAGCTGGTGCCCATAAAAGAACAAACAGAACTGGTCAATATTCAAGGCTATGTAGGTAAGCCTGAATTTGCACGTAAAACTAAGGGGCTGCAATATTTTTTTGTCAATGATAGATTCATCAAACATTCCTATCTGCACCATGCAGTAGTGAGTGCTTTTGAAGGCTTATTGCCAGATAAAGCAAACCCCAGTTATTTTTTATATCTAGACGTTCCACCAGATAGTGTAGATATCAATATTCACCCTACCAAGACGGAAGTCAAATTTGAGGACGAACACAGTTTATACGCTATTGTTCGTGCCAGTGTTAAGCATGCTTTGGGACAATTCAGTATTGACGCCATAGATTTTCAAAAAGATACGGAACTCGACTTGCCTTATGAGACGATCAAAAATGGAGCACAAGCACCCAGAATTGAAGTAGACCCTGATTTCAATCCTTTTCAGCCTTCGGGTTCTTCCCACAGTCAAAAAACCAATTCACATTACCACCCTAAACCAGCGGGCAATTGGGACGCACTGTATGCAGGATTAGAAGAAAAATCAACGTTAACTGATGAAGGTTCATTAGAGCCAGCATCAGAAACGCTGTTTTCAAGTACGGAATCTACCACCACTAATATTTTTCAGCTACAGCGCAAGTACATTATCAGCACCTTGCAAAGTGGCTTGCTAGTCATCAATCAAAACAGGGCGCATGAGCGCGTTTTGTACGAGCAATTGCTGCGACAACTAACCGTGCAAAACGGCGTGAGTCAACAGCTTTTATTTCCTATACAATGGGAACGTCCCATAGAAGAGGTACAGATTTTATCCCAGCTGCAACAAGAGTTAGAAAGCGTAGGTTTTCTATTTAAAAATATAGGACAAAATATTGTCGAGATTGAAGGTTTGCCACTAGATTTAAAATCAGCTGATGTGGAAAGCCTTTTAGATTCTATCATCAAATTCCAACAAGAGGAATTGCCAGACGCAAATTTTTCTCATGTGGATCGATTGGCTTCCCGTATGGCTACCAGCATGGCGTTAAAAACTGGTGATGCGCTCAATGCACAGCAAATGCAACAATTGATTGACGAATTGTTTGCCTGCAAAGAGCCAGAATTGACAGCCCAAGGCAAGAAAGTTTTTACAACTATTACAGGAGAACACCTGAACGCAAAATTTAATTAA
- a CDS encoding DUF421 domain-containing protein produces the protein MEINWKHFTDKIEIMPEVLVGTVVLYILIILYTRVFGLKSFSKMTGFDFLNTVAIGNLLAMSAATSSPSLFVGALLIGLLYLINYLVTVLMFKSDTGQNLMDNSPILLMRDGKILEENLEKTKVTKDELRGKLREANVIRLSEVRAVVLETTGDVSVLHTDGDEKLEDFIMTDVRDY, from the coding sequence ATGGAAATCAACTGGAAACACTTTACAGATAAAATTGAGATCATGCCAGAAGTACTGGTGGGCACGGTCGTACTGTACATTTTGATTATCCTCTATACTCGGGTTTTCGGTTTAAAGAGCTTCAGTAAAATGACTGGATTTGACTTTCTAAACACGGTTGCGATTGGTAACTTACTCGCCATGAGTGCCGCGACCAGCTCACCTTCCTTATTTGTAGGAGCATTGCTAATTGGCTTACTATACCTTATTAATTATCTTGTAACCGTACTGATGTTCAAAAGCGACACCGGACAAAATTTAATGGACAATTCCCCTATTTTGTTAATGCGGGATGGAAAAATCTTAGAAGAAAATCTAGAAAAAACTAAGGTTACCAAAGATGAATTGAGAGGCAAATTACGGGAAGCCAATGTCATACGGTTAAGCGAAGTTCGTGCCGTAGTACTTGAAACTACTGGCGATGTAAGTGTATTACATACTGATGGTGATGAGAAGCTTGAGGATTTTATAATGACTGACGTTAGAGATTACTAA
- a CDS encoding TlpA family protein disulfide reductase translates to MIEIFTLSRKRTSKAYYYIIGMLLFASLLSCEEDKPTITSVSGKIVNPKYSYVVLTNYDNVHDTLQLDEEGIFRKTFDKLDSGLYTIFYPGESQWVFLDQGDSLSIRANTRAFDETIAFTGTHDRENTFLINLFSQIEDSNMDMLKFENKSPRVFYDNVHKVKEERLAKLKEASKKYVFNPRFVEFAEFIIKLNSYYELERYPIIHDSNIYIDKDVNVPEEFFAHRNRVEIDLPKLLNNFAYRPYVNALASNLAYRNLSKRSSKDIDLNNYIYNKERLKVIDSLFENDQLQNVFVAGEIRNFIRGRKNAEEINLLVKDFLAISTDEKINEEIAQMAATYISLDPGNELPDFDLRNMDNERTSLSKQVKKLTVLYYWSIQDKDYALSIHDQVKDLQLKYPEIEFIGINIDQLDFDQWQDIIANNDFRNSREYQLYDKSAINRQLALRNSNRSMVVDRKLTIIDPNINLFYYKIESTLLGYINR, encoded by the coding sequence ATGATTGAAATTTTTACGCTTTCGCGAAAGCGAACTTCAAAAGCATATTATTACATTATAGGAATGCTCCTGTTTGCCTCTCTATTATCCTGTGAAGAAGACAAGCCTACCATTACTAGTGTGAGCGGTAAGATTGTAAACCCAAAATATTCCTATGTCGTTTTAACTAATTATGACAATGTGCATGACACTTTACAGCTGGATGAAGAAGGGATTTTTAGAAAAACATTTGACAAGTTAGATTCTGGCCTTTATACCATATTCTATCCAGGAGAGTCCCAATGGGTTTTTCTTGATCAAGGAGATAGCTTAAGTATCAGAGCTAACACAAGAGCTTTTGACGAAACTATAGCTTTTACTGGGACACATGATCGAGAGAATACTTTTTTGATCAATCTATTCTCACAAATTGAGGATTCAAATATGGACATGTTGAAGTTTGAGAATAAATCACCGCGTGTATTTTACGACAACGTTCATAAAGTCAAAGAAGAACGACTGGCAAAGCTCAAGGAAGCAAGTAAAAAATATGTTTTCAACCCTAGGTTTGTTGAGTTTGCAGAGTTTATCATCAAGCTCAACAGCTATTATGAGCTTGAACGCTACCCTATCATTCACGACAGTAACATCTATATAGACAAAGATGTCAACGTCCCAGAGGAATTTTTTGCGCATAGAAATAGGGTAGAGATCGATTTACCTAAGCTTCTTAACAACTTTGCGTACCGACCATATGTCAATGCCCTAGCTTCTAATTTAGCTTATCGCAACCTGTCAAAAAGGTCTTCAAAAGATATTGACCTAAACAATTACATATACAATAAAGAACGTCTTAAAGTGATAGACAGCTTATTTGAGAATGACCAGCTTCAAAACGTTTTTGTAGCAGGTGAAATACGTAATTTCATACGCGGCCGTAAAAATGCCGAAGAGATTAATTTGCTGGTTAAGGATTTTCTTGCCATTTCTACAGACGAAAAAATCAATGAAGAGATTGCCCAAATGGCGGCAACTTATATAAGCCTGGATCCAGGGAATGAGTTACCTGATTTTGACTTGCGGAACATGGATAATGAGCGCACAAGCCTTAGTAAACAGGTAAAAAAATTAACCGTATTGTATTATTGGTCGATTCAAGACAAGGATTATGCCTTGAGCATTCATGATCAAGTAAAGGACTTACAATTAAAGTATCCAGAAATTGAATTTATAGGAATTAACATCGACCAGTTGGATTTTGACCAGTGGCAAGATATCATAGCTAACAATGACTTTAGAAACTCTAGAGAATACCAACTTTACGATAAGTCAGCAATCAATAGACAATTAGCACTGCGCAACAGCAACCGCAGCATGGTAGTGGATCGCAAGTTGACCATAATAGATCCTAATATCAATCTATTTTATTATAAGATAGAATCTACCTTACTGGGATATATAAATAGGTGA
- a CDS encoding calcium/sodium antiporter, which translates to MSILYLLLGFILLVAGGEFLVRSSVGLSLKLNLSRMIIGLTVVSFATSAPELIVSIQGALSGFSGLAVGNVVGSNIANIGIVLGVTALIAPLGMEKDFFKFNWPWMVFFSFLGYGLLKWGNDLLRWEGLLLLALLAVFLAALIRKARKEPAAVTVDIDVNEDGTSSPWWKIIVFLILGGIALWLGSEWLVKGAVQIATQLAIPESVIAVSMVAVGTSVPELAASVIAALKKEKAISLGNLVGSNIFNLGSVLGITALIEPIYLDGDNLRLLNNDIWWMVGFALILLPLAYLPKKYIISRFKGLFLLISYGLFLYFAFSTL; encoded by the coding sequence ATGAGTATTTTATATCTTTTATTAGGGTTTATTTTATTAGTGGCTGGAGGTGAGTTTTTAGTTCGTTCCTCAGTGGGGCTTTCTCTAAAGCTGAATCTTTCTAGGATGATCATCGGGCTTACTGTGGTTTCTTTTGCCACTAGCGCTCCTGAGCTCATCGTAAGTATTCAAGGGGCTCTTTCTGGGTTTTCTGGTCTTGCGGTAGGAAATGTCGTGGGGTCAAACATTGCTAATATTGGAATCGTACTAGGCGTTACAGCATTGATTGCTCCACTAGGCATGGAAAAAGACTTTTTTAAATTCAACTGGCCATGGATGGTCTTTTTTAGTTTTCTAGGTTACGGCTTATTGAAATGGGGTAACGATCTTTTAAGATGGGAAGGCTTGTTATTGCTAGCTCTACTTGCGGTATTCCTAGCAGCCCTTATACGTAAAGCTCGCAAAGAGCCTGCAGCGGTAACCGTCGATATTGATGTGAACGAGGATGGCACCTCTAGTCCCTGGTGGAAAATCATCGTTTTTCTAATTTTAGGAGGCATCGCTTTATGGCTGGGATCAGAATGGCTGGTCAAAGGTGCGGTTCAAATCGCAACACAATTAGCTATTCCTGAAAGTGTGATCGCCGTATCTATGGTGGCTGTAGGGACCAGCGTTCCAGAATTGGCCGCATCCGTCATTGCTGCACTAAAGAAGGAAAAAGCCATATCCTTAGGAAATCTAGTGGGTAGTAATATATTTAATTTAGGCTCTGTTTTAGGTATCACCGCCTTAATTGAGCCTATTTACCTGGATGGAGATAATTTACGACTTCTTAATAACGACATATGGTGGATGGTAGGTTTTGCATTAATTCTGCTGCCGTTAGCCTATTTACCTAAGAAATATATTATTTCTAGGTTTAAGGGGTTGTTTCTACTCATTTCCTACGGATTATTCCTATACTTTGCTTTTAGCACCCTATAA
- a CDS encoding ABC-F family ATP-binding cassette domain-containing protein produces MLTVSNLSVQFGKRVLFDEVNAKFGGSNCYGIIGANGAGKSTFLKIMTGKMEPTSGHVHLEAGKRMSVLEQDHNAHDKDTVLETVLKGNKPLHKLKSEIDALYADYTDENAEKIGELQVLFEEMDGWNADSAAASLLSNLGIGEEYHYTLMEDMDNKLKVRVLLAQALFGNPDVLIMDEPTNDLDYETINWLENFLANYENTVIVVSHDRHFLDAVCTNIADIDFGKVNQYSGNYTFWYESSQLAARQRQQANKKAEEKKKELQEFIARFSANVAKSKQATSRKKMIEKLDISEIKPSSRRYPAIIFDRDREAGDQILNVEKLTGSVDGEVLFKDINLNVAKGDKIILYSKDSRATSLFYDIINGKTKADSGEFQWGVTTTQSYLPVDNSEYFDTDMNLVDWLRQYAQTEEEREEVFLRGFLGKMIFSGEEALKSARVLSGGEKVRCMLSRMMMKRANVLMVDEPTNHLDLESIQAFNNSLKNFKGTVLLTTHDHEFAQTVGNRVVELTPNGVIDRYSTFEDYMDDKKIKELRQKMYNS; encoded by the coding sequence ATGCTTACGGTTTCTAATCTTTCAGTTCAATTCGGTAAACGCGTCTTATTTGACGAGGTCAATGCCAAATTTGGCGGGAGTAATTGCTATGGAATCATCGGTGCTAACGGTGCAGGAAAGTCTACCTTTCTTAAAATTATGACTGGTAAGATGGAGCCTACCAGCGGTCATGTGCATCTAGAGGCAGGAAAACGCATGAGTGTTCTAGAACAAGATCACAACGCGCATGATAAGGATACGGTGCTGGAAACCGTTCTTAAAGGAAACAAGCCTCTACATAAATTGAAATCTGAAATCGATGCATTGTATGCCGATTATACTGATGAGAATGCAGAGAAGATAGGAGAGTTACAAGTGCTGTTTGAAGAAATGGACGGCTGGAATGCAGATAGTGCTGCGGCATCTTTACTTTCTAATCTTGGGATAGGCGAGGAGTACCATTACACTCTAATGGAGGACATGGATAATAAACTGAAGGTGCGTGTGCTTTTAGCCCAGGCATTATTCGGTAATCCAGATGTCTTGATCATGGATGAGCCTACTAATGATCTGGATTATGAGACGATTAACTGGTTAGAGAATTTCTTAGCTAACTATGAAAATACAGTGATTGTAGTGTCGCATGACCGTCACTTTCTAGATGCGGTTTGTACTAATATTGCAGATATCGATTTCGGTAAAGTAAATCAGTACAGTGGTAATTATACCTTCTGGTACGAATCTTCCCAGCTCGCTGCAAGGCAACGCCAACAAGCTAACAAGAAAGCAGAGGAAAAGAAAAAAGAATTACAAGAGTTCATTGCAAGATTCAGCGCAAACGTAGCCAAATCAAAGCAAGCGACTTCGCGTAAAAAGATGATCGAGAAATTAGATATTTCAGAGATTAAACCATCTTCCAGACGCTATCCTGCCATCATTTTTGATCGCGATAGAGAAGCGGGAGATCAAATTCTTAATGTAGAAAAACTAACAGGATCGGTGGACGGTGAAGTTTTGTTCAAAGACATTAATTTGAACGTTGCCAAAGGCGATAAAATCATCCTTTATTCTAAAGACAGCCGTGCGACCTCGTTGTTCTACGATATCATCAATGGCAAGACTAAAGCTGATTCTGGCGAATTTCAGTGGGGAGTTACTACCACGCAAAGTTATTTACCAGTAGACAATTCAGAATATTTTGATACTGATATGAATCTGGTAGATTGGCTGCGTCAATATGCGCAGACAGAAGAAGAACGTGAAGAGGTATTTCTACGTGGATTTTTAGGGAAAATGATTTTCTCTGGAGAAGAAGCCTTGAAAAGCGCCCGTGTCCTTTCAGGAGGTGAAAAAGTACGCTGCATGCTTTCCAGAATGATGATGAAGCGTGCCAATGTATTGATGGTAGATGAACCTACCAACCACCTAGACCTAGAATCCATTCAAGCATTCAACAATAGTTTGAAAAACTTTAAAGGCACCGTGTTGTTGACCACACACGATCATGAGTTTGCACAAACTGTGGGTAATCGAGTAGTAGAATTGACGCCTAATGGAGTAATTGACCGCTATAGCACATTTGAAGATTACATGGACGATAAGAAAATTAAAGAGTTGCGACAAAAAATGTACAACTCATAG